In a genomic window of Gossypium arboreum isolate Shixiya-1 chromosome 9, ASM2569848v2, whole genome shotgun sequence:
- the LOC108456920 gene encoding embryonic protein DC-8 — METRQEKERRAEAAARQAADDLRDINSGIECEERVVYKEKLDRSSQQQQQRLPEESFAYKEEWGRETSPQQQQQRPGVIGTVLRAVQGTYEHAKEAVVGKSHEREGVYGGGGKTWGTTDEGDNAKEFAERAKDTTMEKAGEYKDYAAEKANQSADKAKQMKDTTKEKAAEYTDYAAQKAKETKNTAAQRTKETKDTVTGKASEYTDYAAQKAKDAKDTTAQKASEYTDYAAQKTKGAKDATMGKATEYKDYTAEKAKEARDTTAQKASEYTDYATQKAKDAKDTTAQKASEYTGYAAQKTKDAKDATMGKAAEYKDYTAQKAKEARDTTAQKASEYTDYAAQKAKDAKDAAIGKATEYKDYAAEKAKGAKDTTAQKASEFTDYAAQKAKEAKDTTMEKATEYKDYAAEKAKEAKDVTAEKTKQGTEYAAEKAKEGKDTTVSKLGELKDSAADAAKRAMDFLTGKTEETKQKASETAQNTKETLSETTESARQKMEEMKLRGDEGRRKTYDDDAKRQGREGFPETIVIKVEESPAGAVDATLRSSDETFNDVGRVGEEGVIRDRSSKTKM, encoded by the exons ATGGAGACGAGGCAAGAGAAGGAGCGAAGAGCGGAGGCCGCAGCTAGACAAGCCGCGGATGATCTTAGGGATATTAACAGTGGAATAGAATGTGAAGAGAGAGTTGTTTATAAGGAGAAATTGGATCGATCGTCACAGCAACAACAACAAAGGTTGCCTGAAGAAAGTTTTGCGTATAAGGAGGAATGGGGAAGGGAAACTTCACCCCAGCAACAGCAACAGAGGCCTGGAGTTATTGGAACCGTGTTGAGGGCTGTGCAAGGTACTTACGAGCATGCAAAAGAAGCTGTGGTCGGTAAGAGCCATGAGAGGGAAGGAGTTTACGGAGGTGGAGGGAAGACATGGGGGACTACTGATGAAGGTGATAATGCGAAGGAGTTTGCTGAGAGGGCAAAGGACACTACCATGGAAAAGGCTGGTGAGTACAAAGACTATGCAGCTGAGAAAGCAAACCAGAGTGCTGATAAGGCCAAACAGATGAAGGATACTACGAAGGAGAAGGCTGCTGAATATACAGATTACGCCGCTCAGAAGGCAAAGGAGACGAAAAACACAGCAGCCCAGAGGACAAAAGAAACCAAAGACACTGTAACAGGTAAAGCTTCTGAGTATACAGATTATGCTGCCCAGAAAGCTAAGGACGCAAAAGACACCACAGCACAAAAGGCTTCCGAGTATACAGACTATGCAGCACAGAAAACTAAGGGTGCAAAGGATGCTACAATGGGGAAAGCGACTGAATATAAGGATTATACCGCCGAGAAAGCCAAGGAGGCAAGAGATACCACAGCCCAAAAGGCTTCTGAGTATACAGATTACGCTACCCAGAAAGCTAAGGACGCAAAAGACACCACTGCACAGAAGGCTTCCGAGTATACAGGCTATGCAGCACAGAAAACTAAGGATGCAAAGGATGCTACAATGGGGAAAGCGGCTGAATATAAGGATTATACAGCTCAGAAAGCCAAGGAGGCAAGAGATACTacagcccaaaaagcttctgagTACACAGATTATGCAGCACAGAAAGCTAAGGATGCAAAGGATGCCGCAATTGGAAAAGCGACTGAATATAAGGACTATGCAGCTGAGAAAGCCAAGGGAGCAAAGGATACGACAGCGCAGAAGGCTTCCGAGTTTACAGACTACGCAGCACAGAAAGCTAAGGAAGCAAAAGATACTACAATGGAAAAAGCGACCGAGTATAAAGACTATGCAGCTGAAAAAGCGAAGGAAGCGAAGGACGTGACAGCTGAGAAGACAAAACAGGGGACGGAATATGCAGCGGAGAAAGCAAAGGAAGGTAAGGATACAACAGTTAGTAAGCTTGGGGAGTTGAAAGATTCAGCTGCAGACGCTGCTAAGAGGGCTATGGATTTCCTCACTGGGAAGACCGAAGAAACGAAGCAGAAGGCATCCGAGACTGCACAGAATACCAAG GAGACATTGAGTGAAACGACGGAGTCAGCTAGACAGAAGATGGAAGAGATGAAGCTGAGAGGTGATGAAGGTAGAAGGAAGACttatgatgatgatgcgaaacgCCAAGGTCGTGAAGGGTTTCCAGAGACGATAGTGATTAAGGTTGAAGAATCCCCGGCAGGAGCCGTTGATGCTACACTGAGATCATCTGATGAAACATTCAATGATGTTGGGCGTGTTGGGGAGGAAGGCGTTATTCGTGATCGCTCCAGCAAAACCAAAATGTGA